A genome region from Camelina sativa cultivar DH55 chromosome 10, Cs, whole genome shotgun sequence includes the following:
- the LOC104718821 gene encoding pentatricopeptide repeat-containing protein At4g15720-like, whose product MKKRLIQNVRLAPANAITSPFLLLHLKTKAFLVHKLSESTNPILTNLLHTLTVKLGLVSDTFTVNLLINSYVKLREVNTARKVFGEMCQPNVVSWTSVISGFNDMGQPQTALSMFQKMHEDRSVPPNEYTFASVFKACSSLAESRIGKCIHARFEISRLRSNTVVSSSLVDMYGKCNDVETARRVFDSMIGYGRNVVSWTSMITAYAQSGRGHEAIELFRSFNASTTLDRPNQFMLASVISACSSLGRLKWGEVAHGLVTRGGYESNNVVATSLLDMYAKCGSLSCAEKVFLSIRCHSVITYTSMIMAKAKHGLGEAAIKLFDEMVGKRIKPNYVTLLGVLHACSHSGLVNEGLEFLNSMAEKHGVIPDPRHYTCVVDMLGRCGRVDEAYDLAKTIQVGAEQGALLWGALLSAGRLHGRVEIVCEASKRLIQSDQQVTSAYIALSNAYAVAGGWEDSESLRLEMKRSGNVKERACSWIESKGSVYVFHAGDLSCDESGEIERFLKDLEKRMKERGHRGSSMITSSSVFVDVDEEAKEAMVNLHCERLALAYGLIYLPAGSTVRIMNNLRMCRDCHEAFKLISEIVQREIVVRDVNRFHCFKNGSCTCRDFW is encoded by the coding sequence ATGAAGAAACGGTTGATCCAAAATGTCCGATTAGCCCCTGCAAATGCCATAACTTctccgtttcttcttcttcacctaaaAACGAAAGCTTTCTTGGTACATAAGCTTTCAGAATCCACCAACCCTATTCTTACAAATTTATTACATACCCTGACTGTGAAACTTGGGCTCGTGAGTGACACTTTCACTGTGAATCTCCTCATAAATAGTTATGTCAAGCTCAGAGAAGTCAACACTGCACGCAAGGTGTTTGGTGAAATGTGTCAACCAAACGTCGTTTCGTGGACTTCGGTTATCTCTGGGTTTAACGACATGGGTCAGCCTCAAACTGCACTGTCTATGTTTCAGAAGATGCATGAAGATAGATCTGTGCCTCCCAATGAGTACACGTTTGCTAGTGTCTTTAAAGCATGCTCGTCTTTGGCTGAATCAAGAATCGGGAAATGCATACACGCCCGTTTTGAGATTTCCCGGCTCAGAAGCAATACCGTGGTGAGTTCCTCTCTTGTTGACATGTATGGGAAATGCAACGATGTGGAAACGGCTAGAAGGGTTTTTGACTCCATGATTGGTTATGGTAGAAATGTTGTTTCTTGGACTTCTATGATCACTGCTTATGCGCAGAGCGGTCGTGGCCATGAAGCTATTGAGTTGTTTAGATCATTCAATGCTTCTACAACGTTAGATAGGCCGAATCAGTTCATGCTGGCTAGTGTTATTAGCGCTTGCTCTAGTTTAGGTAGGCTGAAATGGGGAGAAGTTGCTCACGGGTTAGTCACTCGAGGTGGTTATGAATCGAACAATGTGGTTGCTACCTCGCTTCTTGATATGTACGCGAAGTGCGGGTCTCTAAGCTGTGCTGAGAAAGTCTTCTTGAGCATTCGTTGTCATTCTGTTATAACGTACACGTCTATGATCATGGCAAAGGCAAAGCATGGACTTGGAGAAGCAGCGATCAAACTATTCGATGAAATGGTTGGAAAGAGAATAAAGCCTAACTATGTAACGTTACTCGGCGTGTTACACGCTTGTAGCCATTCGGGTCTTGTTAACGAAGGCTTAGAATTCTTGAATTCAATGGCTGAGAAGCATGGTGTGATCCCTGACCCGAGGCATTACACTTGTGTTGTTGATATGCTTGGAAGATGTGGCCGTGTTGACGAAGCTTATGACTTGGCGAAAACAATACAAGTTGGAGCAGAGCAAGGGGCGCTCTTGTGGGGAGCTCTTCTTTCAGCTGGTAGGTTACATGGAAGAGTAGAGATTGTTTGTGAAGCAAGCAAGCGGTTAATTCAGTCGGATCAGCAAGTGACAAGTGCGTATATCGCATTATCCAATGCTTATGCTGTGGCTGGAGGATGGGAAGATTCAGAGTCTCTTCGACTAGAGATGAAGCGTAGTGGAAACGTGAAAGAACGAGCTTGTAGCTGGATTGAGAGTAAGGGGTCAGTTTATGTCTTTCATGCTGGGGATTTGTCTTGTGATGAAAGCGGTGAGATTGAGAGGTTTTTGAAAGATCTGGAGAAGCGAATGAAGGAAAGAGGACACAGGGGAAGTAGTATGATCACAAGTTCATCggtttttgttgatgttgaCGAGGAAGCTAAAGAGGCAATGGTGAATTTGCATTGTGAGAGATTGGCTTTAGCCTACGGATTGATTTATTTGCCTGCGGGATCAACTGTTCGGATTATGAACAATTTGAGGATGTGTAGAGATTGCCATGAGGCTTTCAAGCTGATCAGTGAGATTGTGCAGAGAGAAATTGTTGTTAGGGATGTAAACAGGTTTCATTGTTTCAAGAATGGATCTTGCACTTGTCGTGATTTTTGGTGA